ACGGTGATTTCGAATGCAAAAAATTCGCCGACCCTCCGCTTGTCGGTTCGCGGGCATATCAAGCCTGTGCTCGGACTTTCCACACACTATTTTACCATGAATAACAACTCCGAAAAACCCTTTGAGGTGACGCTCACTACAGAAAAGAAAAACCTCAAAGTATCGGAGATTGCGTTTAAATCGAGAAATCGAAGTAAAGCGGCATGGCAATCCGATTTGCCTCTTTATGTATCACACAAGTTGATTAAGCCCGACAAAGTCAAAAAGGACGGGTACTACGATTATACGCTCCAGATGTCGCCGAAACTGGATAGTGAAAAAACAGTTCACGGTGAATTTATTATCAAAACCAATCATCCGGAGAAAAAAGAGATCAAAATCAGGGGCCGAATCGAAATGCCGCGAAAGTAAGCCCCGCCGGTAAGGTATAATGACAAACTCATTTCTTTTCGGCCCGGTACCGTCACGACGGCTGGGAGTATCGCTGGGGATCGATCTTGTCCCTCATAAAACATGCTCGCTTAATTGTGTTTATTGCGAATGCGGTAAAACAACAGAGCTGACACTCGAGCGAAAAGAATACGTTCCAACTCAGGCTATTATCGATGAACTCCGTGAATATTTAAGCAGAACTCCCCCTCTGGATTACATAACTTTTGCCGGAAGCGGCGAACCATGCCTTCACAACGGACTTGGCACTATCGTTACTTTCCTGAAAAAGGAATTTCCATCATACAAAACCGCTTTGCTGACCAATGGAACACTCCTCTACCTCAAAGAAGTCCGTGATGCGATCATGCCGATCGACCTGGTCCTTCCGTCGCTCGATGCAGTCCTTCCGCAGACATTCCGTAAAGTTAACCGCCCCCATCCTTCTCTGGATCTCAAACGTACAATCGAAGGCCTGGTGACATTTGCAAAAGAATATAAAGGCGAAATTCTTCTTGAAATATTCATAATTCCCGATATTAACGACACACCCGAAGAGTTGAGTGCGTTCAAGGAAATTATTAAAAAGATCACTCCCGCCCGGACCCAGCTCAACACGCTCGATCGTCCGGGCGCCTGCTCCCGGGTTGTACCGGCTTCCAGAAAAAGGCTGGAAGAAATCGCAGAGTATTTTGCTCCCTTGAAAACCGAGATAATCGCTCGTCAGGCTACCCGACGCGCCGCAAAACCATCGGAACAAGACCTTTCCTCCATTATCCTTGCGTTGTTGAAACGCCGTCCATGCACGATTGAAGATCTTGCCGCGGGGACCGGCGCCAATACGCCGTTTATCACTAAAACGATTGCCGAAATGGAAGCCGGGGGGCTGATTACCCAACGAAAAACCGGCGACCACCTTTTCAACAAAGTTAAATAAACAGTCCCCCCCCCTGCC
The nucleotide sequence above comes from Chitinivibrionales bacterium. Encoded proteins:
- a CDS encoding radical SAM protein, giving the protein MTNSFLFGPVPSRRLGVSLGIDLVPHKTCSLNCVYCECGKTTELTLERKEYVPTQAIIDELREYLSRTPPLDYITFAGSGEPCLHNGLGTIVTFLKKEFPSYKTALLTNGTLLYLKEVRDAIMPIDLVLPSLDAVLPQTFRKVNRPHPSLDLKRTIEGLVTFAKEYKGEILLEIFIIPDINDTPEELSAFKEIIKKITPARTQLNTLDRPGACSRVVPASRKRLEEIAEYFAPLKTEIIARQATRRAAKPSEQDLSSIILALLKRRPCTIEDLAAGTGANTPFITKTIAEMEAGGLITQRKTGDHLFNKVK